Proteins co-encoded in one Novosphingobium sp. PP1Y genomic window:
- a CDS encoding SRPBCC family protein, producing the protein MSEASNELSVTRFIAAPPAKVWEVMAERQEEWWCPRPWRVEVDQQERRPGGACRMTMYGPNGEVAPQVGIYLAYDEGERFVTTDAVVGDFQPSGPFMIGIWEIAPEADGTRYTARARHWSEETRRNHEEMGFIEGWNACAAQLAEICEAEAA; encoded by the coding sequence ATGTCCGAGGCATCCAATGAGCTGTCGGTAACCCGTTTCATTGCCGCGCCGCCTGCCAAGGTCTGGGAAGTCATGGCCGAGCGGCAGGAAGAATGGTGGTGCCCCAGGCCATGGCGCGTCGAGGTGGACCAGCAGGAACGCCGCCCTGGCGGCGCCTGCCGGATGACCATGTACGGCCCCAATGGCGAAGTCGCCCCGCAGGTCGGCATCTACCTCGCCTATGACGAGGGCGAGCGCTTCGTGACTACCGATGCCGTCGTCGGGGACTTTCAGCCATCAGGCCCTTTCATGATCGGAATCTGGGAAATCGCGCCCGAAGCAGACGGCACGCGCTATACCGCCAGGGCCCGCCACTGGAGCGAGGAAACCCGCCGCAACCATGAGGAAATGGGCTTCATCGAGGGCTGGAATGCCTGCGCCGCCCAGCTTGCCGAGATCTGCGAAGCCGAAGCAGCCTAA
- the nusB gene encoding transcription antitermination factor NusB translates to MTARNKARAAARLAAVQALYQHDMEATPQASLLDEFHRHRLGMEIDEDQYAKAETAFFDDVVKGVIARRDEIDEILTGKLAEGWSLARLDKTMLQILRCGAWELMARADVPTGAAISEYVDVAHAFFEAREAKFVNGVLDSVAKAVR, encoded by the coding sequence ATGACCGCCCGTAACAAAGCCCGTGCCGCCGCCCGCCTCGCCGCGGTGCAGGCACTCTACCAGCATGACATGGAAGCGACGCCGCAAGCCTCGCTGCTCGACGAATTCCATCGCCATCGCCTCGGCATGGAGATCGACGAGGACCAGTACGCCAAGGCCGAGACCGCCTTCTTCGACGACGTCGTCAAGGGCGTGATCGCGCGCCGCGACGAGATCGACGAGATCCTCACCGGCAAGCTGGCCGAAGGCTGGTCGCTCGCCCGCCTCGACAAGACCATGCTTCAGATCCTGCGCTGCGGCGCATGGGAGCTGATGGCCCGTGCCGACGTGCCGACCGGCGCCGCGATCAGCGAATATGTCGACGTCGCCCACGCGTTCTTCGAGGCGCGCGAGGCGAAGTTCGTCAACGGCGTACTCGATTCGGTCGCCAAGGCGGTTCGCTGA
- a CDS encoding glutathione S-transferase family protein, whose translation MSLALYGHPFSSYTWKAMIALHAAQIAFDFRIVDPDHPENGEVVQTTGPLGKFPVLVDGKTRIFEATSIVEHIALHHAPDAALLPFDASEAARVRMMDRVFDNYVMAPMQAVVDEYLRAPENPDMARVAEQRGRLDRTYGWLEAWLGSYELPESVTLIECAAAPSLFYADWVHPIADGMSRLKRWRAHLLALPPVAKCVDAARPYRAFFPLGAPDRD comes from the coding sequence ATGAGTCTCGCGCTCTACGGTCACCCCTTTTCGTCCTATACCTGGAAGGCGATGATCGCGCTTCACGCCGCGCAGATCGCCTTCGACTTTCGCATCGTCGACCCAGACCATCCCGAAAATGGAGAAGTCGTCCAGACGACGGGGCCGCTCGGCAAGTTTCCGGTCCTCGTCGACGGCAAGACCCGCATTTTCGAAGCGACATCGATCGTCGAGCACATCGCGTTGCATCACGCGCCCGATGCAGCTCTGCTTCCCTTCGATGCATCCGAAGCCGCGCGGGTGCGGATGATGGACCGGGTCTTCGACAATTACGTCATGGCCCCGATGCAGGCCGTGGTCGACGAATACCTGCGCGCGCCCGAGAATCCCGACATGGCGCGCGTGGCCGAACAGCGCGGACGGCTGGACCGCACGTACGGCTGGCTGGAAGCCTGGCTCGGATCCTACGAATTGCCCGAAAGCGTGACGCTGATCGAATGCGCGGCGGCGCCTTCGCTGTTCTACGCCGACTGGGTGCATCCCATCGCCGATGGCATGTCGCGGCTCAAACGCTGGCGCGCTCACCTGCTCGCCCTGCCCCCGGTCGCCAAATGTGTCGATGCCGCCCGGCCTTATCGCGCCTTTTTCCCGCTCGGCGCGCCCGACCGGGACTGA
- the thiL gene encoding thiamine-phosphate kinase: MTSEFAFIEALRAIATDPAARGLDDDAAVIEIGEEKLVLTMDTVVEGVHFLPADPPADVAWKLVAVNVSDLAAKAAQPLGCLYSHALGEDAWDAAFLVGLRAAADHFALPLLGGDTVRMPEGAPRSFSLTALGRGPHGCPVPSRSGARPGDRVWVSGTIGDSGVGLALLGGKLNAATLSAENARWLSQRYRRPSPVPALGAALGPMVNAMMDISDGLLVDARRMAGASAVRIVLGLESVPLSRALRETAGQDRAARIAAVTAGDDYCLLFTAPPERTAGIREVAAGLGCEVNAVGVVVKGDGLTLMHDDEPVPLPERLGYQH; encoded by the coding sequence GTGACAAGCGAATTTGCCTTCATCGAAGCGCTGCGTGCGATTGCCACAGATCCGGCCGCGCGCGGGCTCGATGACGATGCTGCCGTAATCGAAATCGGCGAGGAAAAGCTGGTCCTGACCATGGATACCGTGGTCGAAGGCGTGCATTTCCTGCCCGCCGATCCGCCGGCCGACGTCGCGTGGAAGCTGGTCGCCGTCAACGTCTCCGACCTGGCGGCGAAAGCCGCTCAGCCGCTTGGCTGCCTCTATTCCCATGCACTTGGCGAAGACGCCTGGGACGCGGCGTTTCTCGTCGGCCTGAGGGCAGCTGCCGATCACTTCGCGCTTCCCCTGCTGGGCGGGGATACGGTGCGAATGCCCGAAGGCGCACCGCGCAGTTTTTCACTCACGGCGCTGGGTCGCGGGCCACATGGCTGCCCGGTCCCCTCGCGTTCGGGCGCACGGCCGGGCGACCGGGTATGGGTCAGCGGGACGATCGGCGATTCCGGGGTCGGGCTCGCGCTCCTCGGCGGCAAGTTGAATGCGGCCACGCTCTCAGCCGAAAACGCCCGCTGGCTAAGCCAACGCTACCGCCGCCCTTCCCCCGTTCCCGCACTCGGCGCTGCGCTTGGCCCGATGGTCAATGCGATGATGGACATTTCCGACGGCCTTCTCGTCGATGCGCGGCGCATGGCGGGCGCAAGCGCGGTGCGGATCGTCCTTGGCCTCGAAAGCGTGCCGCTTTCGCGCGCCTTGCGCGAGACCGCCGGACAGGACCGCGCTGCCCGGATCGCCGCAGTCACGGCAGGCGACGACTACTGCCTGCTGTTCACCGCGCCGCCGGAAAGAACTGCCGGAATTCGCGAAGTGGCAGCAGGCCTTGGATGCGAGGTCAATGCCGTCGGCGTCGTCGTCAAGGGCGATGGACTGACGCTCATGCACGACGACGAACCTGTCCCCCTGCCCGAGCGCCTCGGCTACCAGCACTGA
- a CDS encoding VOC family protein — translation MSVELNHTIVWSSDKNHSARFVADILGLPEPGSFGRFRVLELANGASLDFADREGPIARQHYAFLVSDEEFDAIFARIKEKGIRFWADPGQEQPGQINHRFGGRGVYFEGPDGHNLEALTAPYSEAEA, via the coding sequence GTGAGCGTCGAGCTGAACCACACGATCGTATGGTCTTCGGACAAGAATCATTCGGCGAGGTTTGTCGCGGATATTCTCGGCCTGCCCGAGCCGGGCAGTTTCGGACGCTTTCGCGTCCTTGAACTCGCCAACGGAGCATCATTGGACTTTGCCGACAGAGAGGGCCCAATCGCGCGGCAACACTATGCCTTCCTGGTCAGCGATGAAGAGTTCGACGCCATCTTCGCCCGCATCAAGGAAAAGGGCATCCGCTTCTGGGCCGATCCCGGCCAGGAACAACCCGGGCAGATCAATCACAGGTTCGGCGGCCGGGGCGTCTATTTCGAAGGGCCTGACGGCCACAACCTCGAAGCCCTGACTGCTCCTTACTCAGAAGCTGAAGCATGA
- a CDS encoding J domain-containing protein → MKYSRFHGRHETAGRECSWPGCEHAGEFRAPGARPSGFDGPGDYRWFCLEHVRQFNAGYDYFEGMEAEEILRAQSPLHGWETHTRAFRPDAGVDGVPRWADFADPLEAISGRARAHVRRSQAGMGPQNHRFTPDERRALDVLGLNADIDRRELRQRYTSLLRKYHPDHNGGDRGHEARLQVVVEAYQLLRRAAAFA, encoded by the coding sequence GTGAAGTACAGCAGATTTCATGGAAGACACGAAACCGCGGGCCGCGAATGCAGCTGGCCCGGGTGCGAGCATGCGGGCGAATTCCGGGCGCCGGGGGCTCGTCCCTCGGGATTTGACGGCCCGGGAGACTACCGCTGGTTCTGCCTGGAGCACGTGCGGCAGTTCAATGCGGGCTACGACTATTTCGAGGGCATGGAGGCCGAAGAGATCCTGCGCGCCCAGTCGCCGCTACACGGATGGGAAACGCATACCCGCGCCTTTCGGCCCGACGCCGGGGTGGACGGCGTGCCGCGCTGGGCCGACTTTGCCGATCCGCTGGAGGCGATCAGCGGCAGGGCCCGCGCGCATGTGCGGCGCAGCCAGGCTGGGATGGGCCCCCAGAACCATCGCTTCACGCCGGACGAGCGGCGCGCACTCGACGTGCTCGGGCTGAACGCGGACATCGACCGCCGGGAGCTGCGCCAGCGCTACACGAGCCTGCTGCGCAAGTATCATCCCGACCATAACGGCGGTGACCGCGGCCACGAGGCGCGCCTGCAGGTGGTGGTCGAGGCCTACCAGTTGCTGCGCCGGGCGGCCGCTTTCGCCTAA
- the hisG gene encoding ATP phosphoribosyltransferase encodes MPNPLTFAVPKGRILDEALPLMARAGVVPDAEFHDKKSRALSFACEGSDMRLIRVRAFDVATFVAHGAAQVGIVGSDVVEEFNYSDLYAPVDLDIGHCRLSVAEMADKVGGPLPSHLRIASKYPNLTRRHFEKLGVQAEVVKLNGAMELAPTLGLSSRIVDLVSTGRTLKENGLVETSRILDISARLIVNRAALKTDERVASLVERFRALVAEGAGAPA; translated from the coding sequence ATGCCAAATCCGCTGACATTTGCCGTGCCCAAGGGCCGTATCCTCGACGAAGCGCTGCCGCTGATGGCGCGCGCCGGTGTGGTGCCCGATGCGGAATTCCACGACAAGAAGTCGCGCGCGCTGTCTTTTGCCTGCGAAGGCAGCGACATGCGCCTGATCCGTGTGCGCGCATTCGACGTTGCCACGTTCGTCGCTCATGGCGCTGCGCAAGTCGGCATCGTCGGCTCGGACGTGGTCGAGGAATTCAACTATTCCGACCTCTATGCCCCGGTCGATCTCGACATCGGTCATTGCCGCCTCTCGGTTGCCGAGATGGCTGACAAGGTCGGTGGGCCGCTGCCCTCGCACTTGCGCATCGCCAGCAAGTATCCGAATCTCACCCGCCGCCACTTCGAGAAGCTGGGCGTGCAGGCCGAAGTCGTGAAGCTGAACGGCGCGATGGAACTCGCCCCGACGCTGGGCCTTTCGAGCCGCATCGTCGATCTCGTCTCCACCGGGCGCACGCTCAAGGAAAACGGTCTGGTCGAGACCAGCCGCATCCTCGACATTTCCGCGCGCCTGATCGTCAACCGCGCCGCCCTGAAGACCGACGAGCGTGTGGCCTCGCTGGTCGAGCGTTTCCGCGCACTCGTTGCCGAAGGCGCCGGAGCGCCCGCCTGA
- the hisD gene encoding histidinol dehydrogenase, with protein sequence MLRLSTHDEGFAEAFRRVVADRRESAVDVAKDVAEILAAVRERGDAALSEYTQRFDGHDLERSGWQVDAETCREAFEALKPELREALELAATRIRAYHEAQLPEDRDYTDAAGVRLGATWRAVDAAGLYVPGGRAAYPSSMLMNAIPAKVAGVERLVVVTPTPKGEVNALVLAAAHLAGVDEVWRVGGAHAVGALAYGTGRIAPVDVITGPGNAWVAEAKRQLYGVVGIDMVAGPSEILVIADAKNEPRRIAADLLSQAEHDPTSQSILITDDAAFADAVAAAVETELAALATEQTARTSWNDNGVIVVVGSFDEAPALANALAAEHVEIATDDPEAVMKQIRHAGSVFLGRMTPEAVGDYVAGPNHVLPTGRRARFSSGLSVLDFMKRTSFIQLDQAALEAIGPAAVALADAEGLPAHARSIQVRLGQ encoded by the coding sequence ATGCTGCGCCTTTCGACACACGATGAAGGCTTCGCCGAAGCCTTCCGGCGCGTCGTCGCCGACCGCCGCGAAAGCGCGGTCGATGTCGCCAAGGACGTTGCCGAAATCCTTGCCGCCGTGCGCGAACGCGGCGACGCTGCGCTGTCCGAATACACGCAGCGCTTCGACGGGCACGACCTGGAACGGAGCGGCTGGCAGGTCGACGCCGAAACCTGCCGTGAGGCCTTCGAAGCGCTCAAGCCCGAGCTGCGCGAAGCCCTTGAACTGGCTGCGACCCGCATCCGCGCCTATCACGAAGCGCAGCTTCCCGAGGATCGCGACTACACCGACGCGGCCGGCGTGCGCCTCGGCGCAACCTGGCGCGCGGTCGACGCTGCGGGCCTCTACGTCCCCGGCGGACGCGCGGCCTATCCTTCATCGATGCTGATGAACGCGATTCCCGCCAAAGTCGCAGGCGTCGAGCGTCTCGTCGTCGTCACCCCCACCCCCAAGGGCGAAGTAAACGCGCTTGTCCTCGCCGCCGCGCACCTGGCCGGCGTGGACGAGGTGTGGCGCGTGGGCGGTGCTCATGCCGTTGGCGCTCTGGCCTATGGCACCGGGCGGATCGCCCCGGTCGACGTGATCACCGGGCCGGGCAATGCCTGGGTCGCCGAAGCCAAGCGCCAGCTCTACGGGGTTGTCGGCATCGACATGGTTGCCGGGCCGAGCGAAATCCTCGTGATCGCCGACGCAAAGAACGAACCGCGCCGAATCGCCGCCGACCTGCTGAGCCAGGCCGAACACGATCCGACCTCGCAGTCGATCCTGATCACCGACGACGCTGCCTTCGCCGATGCCGTGGCTGCGGCCGTCGAGACCGAACTGGCAGCATTGGCAACCGAGCAGACCGCCCGCACCAGCTGGAACGACAACGGGGTGATCGTCGTCGTCGGCAGCTTCGACGAGGCCCCTGCCCTCGCCAATGCACTGGCGGCCGAACACGTCGAGATCGCCACGGACGATCCCGAAGCGGTGATGAAGCAGATCCGCCACGCCGGGTCGGTCTTCCTCGGACGCATGACCCCCGAAGCGGTCGGCGACTATGTCGCGGGTCCCAACCACGTGCTGCCCACCGGACGGCGCGCACGGTTCTCCTCGGGCCTCTCGGTCCTCGATTTCATGAAGCGCACCAGCTTCATCCAGCTCGACCAGGCGGCGCTCGAGGCCATCGGCCCCGCCGCCGTCGCCCTTGCCGATGCGGAAGGGCTCCCCGCGCATGCGCGCTCGATTCAAGTAAGGCTTGGCCAATGA
- a CDS encoding BolA family transcriptional regulator, whose product MNGPIAQEMRQLLTAAFAPTHLEITNDSASHSGHTGDDGSGESHFTIVIESERFAGASRLQRQRLVNAALGDIPGQRVHALAIKARAPGE is encoded by the coding sequence ATGAACGGACCGATAGCACAGGAAATGCGGCAACTGCTCACAGCGGCCTTTGCCCCCACCCATCTCGAAATCACCAACGATTCCGCCAGTCACAGCGGTCATACGGGCGATGACGGCAGCGGCGAATCGCACTTTACCATCGTGATCGAGAGTGAGCGCTTCGCCGGCGCTTCGCGCCTGCAGCGCCAACGCCTCGTCAATGCGGCGCTGGGCGACATCCCGGGTCAACGGGTCCATGCGCTGGCGATCAAGGCCCGCGCACCCGGGGAGTAG